GCAGCAGAATGCCTCCCGCGACTCCTGGTCCTTCGAATACACGGACAAGCGGTTGCGTGACATCATGGGCAATATCTTCCGGACGACCGCGAAGACCGCCGCGGAATACGGCATGGAGGGCGACTACGTGGTCGGTGCCAACATCGCCGGCTTCCGCAAGGTCGCCGATGCCATGGCCGCACAGGGTGTCATCTAACATCTGAGGTGTCGTGCGGTACTCTGACCTCCATGTCAGGTACTGAACAACTTCAGATCGGCCGGGTGATCAAGCCGCATGGTGTGCGGGGGGAGCTGGTGGTCGATCCGACCACCGATGATCCGTCAGGGCGGTTCGCCGTGGGGACCGTGCTGACTGGCCGGCAACGGGGGAAGGAACGGACCCTCACCGTGACAGCGACGCGGCCACATCAAGGTCGGTTGCTGGTCACGGTCGAGGGGGTCTCGGACCGTACGGAGGCTGAAACGCTGCGCGGGTTGCGCTTTTTCGGTGCCCCTGTGGTCGATTCGGGGGAGGAGGGGTTCTACGACCATCAGCTCGAAGGCCTGAGGGTGCTTGACTGCGGCCAGGTCGACGAAGAGACCGCCAACGCCCGAGCGTATGAGGGCGTGACCCCGGAACCGGTCGATATCGGTGTGGTCAGTGGTGTGACTCACGGCCCTGCCGGGACGTTGCTCGAAGTCGCGGTCGACGCTGACGCCCCGCTGCCGACAGCAGGGGCGGTGATCCTGGTTCCGTTCCGACACGCTATCGTCCCGATCGTCGATCTGGACAACGGTGCGCTGGTGCTGACCCCGCCGGAGGGGCTCCTCGAGCTCGGGTAAGATCGACCCCCATGCGTCTGGACGTCATCACCATCTTTCCCGAGTACCTGGATCCGTTGCGGCACGCTCTTCTCGGGAGGGCCATCGAGCGCGGAATCCTCGACGTTGCCGTCCACGACCTACGCTCCTGGACACATGACGTGCACAAGGCGGTGGATGACACCCCTTACGGTGGTGGGCCTGGCATGGTGATGAAACCGACGGTGTGGGGCCCTGCGCTCGATGATGTTGCGGCCCTTTCCGGGCCAGCGGCCACGGTGAGACGGCTGGAGAGTGCACAACCGCATGTTCCCTCCGACGCGGTGGACATCGGGAAGGCTCATGCTGACGGTGACAATCGTCCTGTGCTGGTCGTCCCGACCCCCGCCGGGGCACCCTTCAGTCAGGATACCGCCGAACGGTGGGCGGCAGAGGAGCGGCTTGTCTTCGCCTGTGGCCGGTACGAGGGAATTGACCAGCGTGTTTTCGATGATGCAGCGACGCGGTACCGGGTGGAGGAAGTTTCCCTCGGCGATTACGTGTTGATCGGCGGGGAGGTTGCGGTGCTGGTGATGGCTGAGGCCGTGGTGCGGCTCATTCCGGGTGTTCTGGGAAACCGTCGGAGCCACGAAGAGGACTCTTTTCAGGATGGCCTGCTCGAAGGCCCCAGCTACACCAAACCGAGGATCTGGCGAGAGCGGGAGGTCCCTGAGGTGCTGCTCTCCGGAGATCACGCGAAGGTGGACCGGTGGCGCCGGGACCAGGCCTTGGTGCGCACCGCGGCAACACGGCCCGAGCTGATCGAGGCACTACAGCGGGAGGGCGCGCTGGACGACCGTGACCGCAGCGTCCTGGACGCTCCGGGGGAGTAGTACAGCGGACGGTCCTTCTGTTGCGGTTCAGTTTGTCCCCAGGAGAGGTGCTGTCCACAACGTCCTGGTGCTTTCCTGAGCGGGCAGCACGGCGAGGGCGGTGCAGTCCCTACTATTTTCCTTCGACGGCCGGATACGTTGCCGGCCGCGGGACAAGGGGAGATCAGCATGCCAGTCACCGAACCGGTGAACAGTCCGTCGGTGGAGGAACTCACCGTCTATCCGTTCAACAGAATGGAGCTGAGGATGGCCCAGAGCGGACTACGGGGTCGCTCTGCGGCCGAGCGTGCCGCCATCTCAGAGATGGTACGTACGCGCGGAGCCGCCTACGCCGCGCGGTTCCGCCACGCTGCTGAACTGTCCTGGAGAATGCCGGAAATGTACTGGTCCGCGGTGGAGGACGGCCGTATGACCCTGGAACACATGGATGCAATCTGGCGTCGGATCGACCGCCATGCGGGGTTGCGTTCGAGGATCGAAGATCAGGAAGCCGACCTGCAACGGCAACGCGACCTGGTGGGTGGAGAACGCGAGGGGGAGGACGGGTCCAGCTCTGACGCGGGTTGCTGTAGCGGAGCGGATTTCTACGGGGAACCTGTGCCGTGGGAGGTCAACGATGCTCCGTGGCGTCGTCGTTTCCCCGACGTGGAAAGCCCGTACTGCCCGTCAGCGGACCGGTCTGTGGAACGGGCAGTGACTGACTGGCTGCTGGCATGCCCACACCGGTTGATCACCTCCTCCGGGGCAGGCTCGCTGATCCCCCGGTCCACCGTGACCATCCACCGACTCCGCGACGTCGTCGACGCCGCCGTGGATGAAGACCTCACCAACCGGGAGGCCTATGAACAGGAGGGCAGCTTGTCGCATCCTGACCCGTTCGAGCATCCCTTCTAGCACGGACGCATACCGGCGCATACCGGCGAGCTCGACTAACGTTGTGGCTATGGCAGCACCCGGGCGAATCGTCATCACCGCAACGGACATGAATGTCCTGGTTCGTCCGGACGGTGTCACAGCGCTGGCTGTAGCGATCAGACACACCCTCGGCGACCACGGCGCCACCAGCGTTGAGGTGACGTTGACGGGTATCGAGTCCGCATGCGAACCGGACAACATGCTCGTGGCCGAATATCAGCAGCGATTCGACACACCGCCGGTCAGTGAACAGGTCCACCGGCTGACGGTAACGGCCCGCTGGCAGGGCACACACTGGCAGG
The genomic region above belongs to Corynebacterium glyciniphilum AJ 3170 and contains:
- the trmD gene encoding tRNA (guanosine(37)-N1)-methyltransferase TrmD, giving the protein MRLDVITIFPEYLDPLRHALLGRAIERGILDVAVHDLRSWTHDVHKAVDDTPYGGGPGMVMKPTVWGPALDDVAALSGPAATVRRLESAQPHVPSDAVDIGKAHADGDNRPVLVVPTPAGAPFSQDTAERWAAEERLVFACGRYEGIDQRVFDDAATRYRVEEVSLGDYVLIGGEVAVLVMAEAVVRLIPGVLGNRRSHEEDSFQDGLLEGPSYTKPRIWREREVPEVLLSGDHAKVDRWRRDQALVRTAATRPELIEALQREGALDDRDRSVLDAPGE
- the rimM gene encoding ribosome maturation factor RimM (Essential for efficient processing of 16S rRNA), with the translated sequence MSGTEQLQIGRVIKPHGVRGELVVDPTTDDPSGRFAVGTVLTGRQRGKERTLTVTATRPHQGRLLVTVEGVSDRTEAETLRGLRFFGAPVVDSGEEGFYDHQLEGLRVLDCGQVDEETANARAYEGVTPEPVDIGVVSGVTHGPAGTLLEVAVDADAPLPTAGAVILVPFRHAIVPIVDLDNGALVLTPPEGLLELG